In one Pelecanus crispus isolate bPelCri1 chromosome 12, bPelCri1.pri, whole genome shotgun sequence genomic region, the following are encoded:
- the AATK gene encoding LOW QUALITY PROTEIN: serine/threonine-protein kinase LMTK1 (The sequence of the model RefSeq protein was modified relative to this genomic sequence to represent the inferred CDS: deleted 1 base in 1 codon; substituted 1 base at 1 genomic stop codon), which yields MLACLCCKKGDIGFKAAFGSRGLAGRHSQEFENAEGDDYVTELSAQGSPAPQHGPEVYVLPLTKVSLPMAKQPGRSVQLLKSADLGRQSLLYLKEIGHGWFGKVFLGEVNSGISSTQVVVKELKASASVQDQMQFLEEAQPYRALQHTNLLQCLAQCAEVTPYLLVMEFCPLGDLKGYLRSCRGAEAMTPDPLTLQRMACEVACGVLHLHRNNYIHSDLALRNCLLTADLTVKIGDYGLSHCKYKVXRSLLVLTLHTWQDDYFVTADQLWVPLRWIAPELIDEVHGNLLIVDQTKSSNVWSLGVTIWELFELGSQPYDHYSDRQVLAYAIKEQQLKLPKPQLKLSLSERWYEVMQFCWLQPEQRPTAEEVHLLLSYLCAKGATEAEEEFEKRWNSMKPNGSASASHHGAELSSFPLLEQFSADGFPSDGDDILTVMETSHGLNFEYKWEHTKTEHFQAPLGSLSPSSAARYHDLYYPATTAGRLSLGVSPSCYECKPPGCPGLPAPGVVPILGAHSPSLGSEYYIRIEGPGEGSAELDYAMCAYSPAGERGSPRPPSCWRAQGARGSAYDSDSSPTVSLSMEPLLGHAPAGEGSWECAEYYPYPCPGQEPRGYEPSPSRGAEGYLLEDEPTQPGSQDWPVPSFQPSIFTDPLGISPSVNCAYSPRAYGEPPAAPPSRRLSGQSGVRPDCVALELGEDSPPGAPRPQGVSPPAQRHPWASNSSSNNNIGSGSPPSREPPAGDSWCYRRMITFRGLMAKPLGTVPRGQPQLGGSPPGHDFRRPWQDQPPGTAGGSSSLCRSPSPRRQAWHGRDSSTSGRSQAAALAGSPGTPWGPGTALPAGVGAQHDARPDESAEGSSPARSPPSHATAAPGLEEAAPVAGTAAPNPIPAAEPGIDGTQPVPEASEAPVPVPGEAAAETVASAAGDADRTPDKTFSSTSFPSADEGSDEDTAELTSGVFTDFSGDYMERVEAAPAFKSLQKQVGTPDSLESLDIPSTASSCEVFSPTAFAPAGQPKALDSGYDTENNESPEFVLKEPHEPREPEAFSQLGKPPPGLPGGEGEGLASETRLSTSLGAELHSLAEKNPYRDSAYFSDYDAEAERGAKDEEDSDGSRTPEAEEGPRPTTQDLGQAPVPGEDPLHPPGAPGSPPAAPGIAVAVDVAAAGVSAGDWRGAEAGSGPASPTGQGSGTDWRPAGTGPVPGSSRHADGDACPPGSAPPKTFFLTLVPASPGDPASVGGIRVPEGVPGLGGAAAGGEQTEPLTPGQPGLLPEGTGVGDAPGGPSTVLPAGESAPGLSPLPSARELRPAAPERREEPEEEEEDTEDSDESDEELRCYNIQEQSEESEEEPAAVPIVVAESQSSRNLRSLLKMPSLLSEAFCEDLERKKKAVSFYDDVTIYLFDQESPTRELAEQSFPESPQPSGQPPAGGSPPSPADRLGASDDSSDGNASEESGGFEWDDDFPLMPVKPSLMSSLTGTPAEPDPAVPVLPALPALPALPALVPVQKQVLPIQFSRFTVSPAPVSRFSITHVSDSDMDSIGGSSEDGDRE from the exons ATGCtggcctgcctgtgctgcaagAAGGGCGACATCGGCTTCAAG GCGGCTTTCGGTAGCCGGGGGCTGGCTGGGCGGCACAGCCAG gAGTTTGAGAACGCCGAGGGGGACGACTACGTGACGGAGCTCTCGGCCCAGGGCTCGCCTGCCCCGCAGCATGGCCCCGAGGTCTACGTCCTGCCCCTCACCAAGGtctccctgcccatggccaAGCAGCCGGGGCGCTCAG TGCAGCTCCTCAAATCGGCGGACCTGGGGCGGCAGAGCCTGCTCTACCTGAAGGAGATCGGGCATGGCTGGTTCGGCAAG GTGTTCCTGGGGGAGGTGAACTCGGgcatcagcagcacccaggtgGTGGTGAAGGAGCTGAAGGCGAGCGCCAGCGTGCAGGACCAGATGCAGTTCCTGGAGGAAGCGCAGCCCTACAG AGCCCTCCAGCACACCAAcctgctgcagtgcctggcCCAGTGCGCCGAGGTCACCCCATACCTGCTGGTGATGGAGTTCTGCCCGCTG GGTGACCTGAAGGGGTACCTGCGGAGCTGCCGGGGGGCCGAGGCCATGACGCCGGACCCGCTGACCCTGCAGAGGATGGCGTGCGAGGTGGCCTGCGGCGTCCTGCACCTGCACAGGAACAACTACATCCACAG CGACCTGGCTCTGCGGAACTGCCTGCTCACCGCCGACCTGACCGTCAAAATCGGAGACTACGGGCTCTCGCACTGCAAGTACAAA GTTTGACGTTCTCTTCTCGTACTGACCCTGCATACTTGGCAGGATGACTACTTCGTGACGGCCGACCAGCTGTGGGTGCCGCTGCGCTGGATCGCGCCCGAGCTCATCGACGAAGTGCACGGCAACCTGCTCATCGTGGACCAGACCAAGTCCAGCAACGTCTG GTCGCTGGGCGTCACCATTTGGGAGCTGTTTGAGCTGGGCAGCCAGCCCTACGACCACTACTCCGACCGGCAAGTCCTCGCCTACGCCATCAAGGAGCAGCAGCTCAAGCTGCCCAAGCCCCAGCTGAAGCTGTCGCTGTCGGAGCGCTG GTACGAGGTGATGCAgttctgctggctgcagccggAGCAGCGCCCGACGGCGGAGGAGGTACACCTCCTGCTCTCCTACCTCTGCGCCAAAGGGGCGACGGAGGCGGAGGAGGAGTTTGAGAAGCGCTGGAACTCCATGAAGCCCAACGGCAGCGCCAGCGCCAGCCACCACGGTGCCGAGCTTTCCTCCTTCCCGCTGCTGGAGCAGTTCTCGGCCGACGGCTTCCCCTCGGACGGCGACGACATCCTCACCGTCATGGAGACCAGCCACGGCCTCAATTTTGAGTACAAGTGGGAGCACACCAAGACCGAGCACTTCCAGGCGCCCCTGGGGTCCCTGAGCCCCAGCAGTGCCGCCCGCTACCACGACCTCTACTACCCAGCCACGACCGCGGGGCGCCTGAGCCTGGGGGTCTCGCCCTCCTGCTACGAGTGCAAGCCGCCGGGCTGCCCCGGCCTGCCAGCTCCCGGCGTGGTGCCCATCCTGGGCGCCCACAGCCCCTCGCTCGGCAGCGAGTACTACATCCGCATCGAGGGGCCCGGGGAAGGCAGTGCCGAGCTGGACTACGCCATGTGCGCCTACAGCCCGGCGGGCGAGCGGGGGTCCCCGCGCCCCCCGTCCTGCTGGAGAGCCCAGGGTGCCCGCGGCAGCGCCTACGACTCCGACAGCAGCCCCACCGTCTCCCTCAGCATGGAGCCGCTGCTGGGCCACGCGCCGGCGGGCGAGGGCTCCTGGGAGTGCGCCGAGTACTACCCCTACCCCTGCCCGGGCCAGGAGCCACGGGGCTACGAGCCGTCCCCCAGCCGCGGGGCCGAGGGCTACCTGTTGGAGGATGAGCCCACCCAGCCGGGCAGCCAGGACTGGCCCGTCCCCAGCTTCCAGCCCAGCATCTTCACCGACCCGCTGGGCATCTCCCCGTCGGTGAACTGCGCCTACAGCCCCCGGGCGTACGGGgagccgccggcagccccgccaAGCAGGCGTCTGTCGGGGCAGAGCGGGGTCCGTCCGGATTGCGTGGCGCTGGAGCTGGGCGAGGACAGCCCCCCCGGAGCCCCTCGCCCGCAGGGCGTGAGCCCCCCGGCTCAGCGGCATCCCTGGGCCTCCAACAGCTCCTCCAACAACAACATCGGCAGCGGCAGCCCGCCATCCCGCGAGCCCCCGGCCGGCGACAGCTGGTGCTACCGCCGCATGATCACCTTCCGGGGGCTGATGGCCAAGCCGCTGGGCACCGTGCCACGCGGCCAGCCCCAGCTCGGGGGGTCCCCGCCGGGCCACGACTTCCGCCGCCCGTGGCAGGATCAgccccccggcacggccggCGGCTCCTCCTCCCTGTGCCGCTCGCCCTCCCCGCGGCGCCAGGCCTGGCACGGCCGTGACTCATCAACCTCCGGCCGCTCGCAGGCAGCAGCGCTGGCTGGCAGCCCCGGCACACCATGGGGCCCCGGCACGGCCCTGCCAGCTGGAGTGGGGGCCCAGCACGATGCCCGCCCAGACGAGAGCGCGgaggggagcagccctgcccgcagccccccgtCCCACGCCACAGCTGcgccggggctggaggaagcCGCCCCCGTggccggcaccgccgccccgAACCCCATCCCCGCTGCTGAGCCCGGCATAGACGGCACCCAGCCCGTGCCAGAGGCCTCCGAGGCGCCCGTGCCGGTGCCTGGGGAGGCTGCGGCTGAGACCGTGGCGTCTGCCGCTGGTGACGCAGACCGGACGCCGGACAAGACCTTCTCCAGCACCAGCTTCCCCAGCGCAGACGAGGGGAGCGATGAGGACACGGCGGAGCTGACCTCCGGCGTCTTCACCGACTTCTCTGGGGACTACATGGAGCGGGTGGAGGCGGCCCCAGCGTTCAAGTCCCTGCAGAAGCAGGTGGGGACACCGGACTCGCTGGAGTCGCTGGACATCCCCtccacagccagctcctgcGAGGTCTTCAGCCCCACCGCCTTCGCG CCCGCCGGCCAGCCCAAGGCCCTCGACAGCGGCTACGACACCGAGAACAACGAGTCCCCCGAGTTTGTCCTCAAAGAGCCCCACGAGCCCCGAGAGCCGGAGGCCTTCAGCCAGCTGGGGAAGCcacccccggggctgccggggggcgaGGGTGAGGGTCTGGCCTCCGAAACGCGGCTCTCCACTTCCCTCGGGGCCGAGCTGCACAGCCTCGCCGAGAAGAACCCCTACCGCGACTCTGCCTACTTCTCCGACTACGACGCCGAGGCCGAGCGCGGTGCCAAGGACGAGGAGGACAGTGACGGGTCCCGGACcccagaggcagaggagggtCCCCGGCCCACCACGCAGGACCTGGggcaagcccccgtgccgggaGAGGACCCGCTGCACCCCCCGGGGGCACCTggcagccccccggcagcgcccggcattgcggtggcagtggacgtTGCAGCAGCGGGGGTTTCAGCGGGGGACTGGAGGGGGGCAGAGGCCGGGAGTGGCCCAGCAAGCCCCACAGGGCAGGGGTCTGGCACCGATTGGCGACCTGCCGGCACGGGGCCGGTGCCGGGCAGCTCCCGGCACGCTGACGGAGATGCTTGTCCCCCGGGCTCTGCGCCGCCCAAGACTTTCTTCTTGACCCTGGTGCCGGCAAGCCCCGGGGACCCGGCGTCCGTCGGAGGGATCCGCGTGCCCGAGGGGGTCCCCGGACTCGGGGGAGCCGCGGCCGGGGGCGAACAGACTGAGCCCCTCACGCCAGGGCAACCGGGGCTGCTCCCGGAGGGGACTGGGGTGGGCGATGCgccggggggtcccagcacGGTGCTACCGGCGGGCGAGTCAGCCCCGGGTCTCTCCCCACTCCCGTCTGCCCGGGAGCTGCGTCCGGCCGCCCCCGAGCGCCGCGAGgagccggaggaggaggaggaggacacggaGGACAGCGACGAGTCCGACGAGGAACTGCGCTGCTACAACATCCAGGAGCAGAGCGAGGAGAGCGAGGAGGAGCCGGCGGCCGTGCCCATCGTGGTGGCCGagagccagagcagcaggaacCTGCGCAGCCTCCTCAAGATGCCCAGCCTGCTCTCCGAGGCCTTCTGCGAGGACCTGGAGCGCAAGAAGAAGGCCGTCTCCTTCTACGACGATGTTACCATCTACCTCTTCGACCAG GAAAGCCCCACGCGGGAGCTGGCTGAGCAGAGCTTCCCGGAGTCTCCCCAGCCTtcggggcagccccccgccggcggcagcccccccagcccagcggACAGGCTCGGCGCCTCGGATGACTCCTCGGACGGCAATGCCTCGGAAGAGA GCGGCGGCTTTGAGTGGGACGACGACTTTCCGCTCATGCCGGTGAAGCCGTCGCTGATGTCCTCGCTGACGGGGACGCCGGCGGAGCCCGACCCGGCCGTGCccgtgctgcctgcgctgcctgcgctgcctgcactgcctgcactggTGCCAGTGCAGAAGCAGGTGCTGCCCATCCAGTTCTCCCGGTTCACGGTCTCGCCCGCCCCGGTGTCCCGGTTCTCCATCACCCATGTCTCCGACTCGGACATGGACTCCATAGGAG GCAGCAGCGAAGACGGCGACCGGGAGTGA